Proteins found in one Terriglobales bacterium genomic segment:
- a CDS encoding HisA/HisF-related TIM barrel protein — protein MLIPAIDLMEDKIVQLVQGSRKALEFTDFDYWIERFAGFPIVQLIDLDAAMNQGSNRSRIEQIARRLPCQVGGGIRNAKIAAETIALGVKKVIIGSALFQQGKINSALAQQLAEEVGQEKLLFAIDSRENKVVVHGWKQATPYTAEEAIQVLEPWCGGFLYTHVDTEGLMSGIPMEPIRNLRRATKRHLIVAGGITTQKEIDELDAMSIDAVAGMAVYTGKLQTSPPPRS, from the coding sequence ATGCTGATTCCGGCCATTGACCTGATGGAAGACAAAATTGTTCAGTTGGTGCAGGGCAGCCGCAAAGCTCTGGAATTTACCGACTTCGATTACTGGATCGAGCGCTTTGCTGGATTTCCCATTGTGCAGTTGATTGATCTGGATGCGGCGATGAATCAGGGCTCCAACCGCAGCCGAATCGAACAGATTGCGCGCCGGTTGCCGTGCCAGGTGGGAGGGGGCATCCGGAATGCGAAGATTGCCGCCGAAACCATTGCCTTAGGCGTAAAAAAAGTGATTATTGGTTCGGCCCTGTTTCAGCAAGGGAAGATCAATTCTGCCCTGGCGCAGCAACTGGCGGAAGAAGTTGGGCAAGAGAAGCTGCTCTTTGCCATTGACAGCCGCGAGAACAAAGTCGTTGTGCACGGCTGGAAGCAGGCCACACCTTACACTGCAGAGGAGGCCATCCAGGTCCTCGAGCCGTGGTGTGGAGGCTTTCTTTATACGCATGTGGATACGGAAGGACTCATGTCAGGAATCCCGATGGAGCCAATCCGCAATTTACGGCGGGCTACGAAGCGTCATCTCATTGTTGCCGGCGGAATCACGACCCAGAAAGAAATTGATGAATTGGACGCCATGAGCATTGATGCCGTCGCCGGCATGGCGGTTTACACCGGCAAATTGCAAACCAGCCCGCCGCCACGTTCATAA
- a CDS encoding CDGSH iron-sulfur domain-containing protein, translating to MAEVKITIKKNGPYRVEAPEGAIQLVDADGNQYDLKGKTAFSLCRCGASVNKPFCDGTHSKIGFDAAEAAVRKEESATPPTTNIKV from the coding sequence ATGGCGGAAGTGAAGATCACGATTAAAAAGAATGGCCCCTATCGGGTGGAAGCTCCCGAGGGCGCAATTCAACTGGTTGATGCCGATGGAAACCAATATGACCTGAAAGGGAAGACTGCCTTCTCTCTCTGCCGCTGTGGAGCTTCAGTCAATAAACCATTTTGCGACGGCACCCATTCCAAGATTGGCTTCGACGCCGCAGAGGCGGCAGTGCGTAAGGAAGAATCCGCCACACCGCCCACGACGAACATCAAGGTTTAG